From Amycolatopsis sp. YIM 10, the proteins below share one genomic window:
- the efp gene encoding elongation factor P: protein MATTNDLKNGLVLNLDGQLWSVVNFQHVKPGKGGAFVRTTLKHVLSGKVVDKTFNAGTKVDTATVDRRTMTYLYNDGSDFVFMDGDTFDQINVSREVVGDGANYLLENTEVQVAIHENTPLYVELPTSVELVVQHTDPGLQGDRSTGGTKPATLETGAEIQVPLFLTTGEKVKVDTRDGRYLGRVSS, encoded by the coding sequence GTGGCCACCACCAACGACCTGAAGAACGGCTTGGTCCTCAACCTCGACGGACAGCTGTGGTCGGTCGTGAACTTCCAGCACGTCAAGCCGGGCAAGGGCGGCGCCTTCGTGCGCACCACGCTCAAGCACGTCCTGAGCGGCAAGGTCGTGGACAAGACGTTCAACGCCGGCACCAAGGTCGACACCGCGACGGTGGACCGCCGCACGATGACCTACCTCTACAACGACGGCAGCGACTTCGTCTTCATGGACGGCGACACGTTCGACCAGATCAACGTGTCGCGCGAGGTCGTCGGCGACGGGGCGAACTACCTGCTGGAGAACACCGAGGTCCAGGTCGCCATCCACGAGAACACCCCGCTCTACGTCGAGCTGCCCACCTCGGTCGAGCTGGTGGTCCAGCACACCGACCCGGGCCTGCAGGGTGACCGCTCCACCGGCGGCACCAAGCCGGCCACGCTGGAGACCGGCGCCGAGATCCAGGTGCCGCTGTTCCTGACCACGGGTGAGAAGGTCAAGGTCGACACTCGTGACGGGCGCTACCTCGGCCGGGTTTCGAGTTGA
- the nusB gene encoding transcription antitermination factor NusB — MSSTGSPKRGGPIGRRASRKRAVEMLYEAAQRDSDAVTLLAGRVGSTEVDPISDYTVSLVEGVTTRREQIDELLAEHAQGWSLDRMPPVDLAVLRVGVYELLWAADVPDPVAIDEAVGIAKELSTDDSPRFVNGVLGRIGSIADRLRAVL, encoded by the coding sequence TTGAGTTCAACCGGTTCGCCCAAGCGCGGTGGCCCCATCGGCCGCCGGGCTTCGCGCAAACGCGCCGTCGAAATGCTGTACGAGGCCGCCCAGCGGGACTCCGACGCGGTGACCCTGCTGGCCGGTCGTGTTGGTTCGACCGAGGTGGACCCGATCAGCGACTACACCGTCTCGCTGGTCGAGGGGGTCACCACGCGGCGCGAGCAGATCGATGAGCTGCTCGCCGAGCACGCGCAGGGCTGGTCGCTGGACCGGATGCCGCCGGTCGACCTGGCGGTACTGCGGGTCGGGGTCTACGAGCTGCTGTGGGCCGCCGACGTGCCGGACCCGGTGGCGATCGACGAGGCCGTCGGCATCGCCAAGGAGTTGTCCACGGACGACTCGCCGCGCTTCGTCAACGGCGTGCTCGGCCGGATCGGCTCGATCGCCGACCGGCTGCGCGCGGTGCTGTGA
- a CDS encoding transcriptional regulator — protein MGDYAKALGAKLRGIRQQQGLSLHGVEQKSGGRWKAVVVGSYERGDRAVTVQKLAELADFYGVPVVELLPEGRVPSGAEPATKIVINLERLQQLPAEKVGPLARYAATIQSQRGDYNGKVLSIRTEDLRSLAIIYDMTPGELTEQLIDWGVLPPEARPSKED, from the coding sequence ATGGGCGATTACGCCAAGGCGCTCGGGGCCAAGCTCCGCGGGATCCGCCAGCAGCAGGGTCTGTCCCTGCACGGGGTCGAGCAGAAGTCCGGCGGACGCTGGAAGGCGGTCGTCGTGGGTTCGTACGAGCGCGGCGACCGGGCCGTGACCGTGCAGAAGCTCGCCGAGCTGGCGGACTTCTACGGCGTACCGGTCGTCGAGCTGCTGCCAGAGGGCCGCGTTCCGTCTGGGGCGGAGCCGGCCACGAAGATCGTGATCAACCTGGAGCGGCTCCAGCAGCTGCCCGCCGAGAAGGTCGGGCCGCTGGCCCGGTACGCCGCCACCATCCAGAGCCAGCGCGGGGACTACAACGGCAAGGTGCTCTCCATCCGCACCGAGGACCTGCGCTCGCTGGCGATCATCTACGACATGACGCCCGGGGAGCTGACGGAGCAGCTGATCGACTGGGGAGTGCTGCCGCCGGAAGCACGGCCATCCAAAGAGGACTGA
- the pyrR gene encoding bifunctional pyr operon transcriptional regulator/uracil phosphoribosyltransferase PyrR: MTSRPRGVTDPAGERELLSAGDVARTIARMAHQVIEKTALGAGHSAPPVLLGIPTRGTPLAARLAARVTEFSGVDVPIGALDVTLYRDDLRRRPTRPLEQTQLPSTGIDNRVVVLVDDVLFSGRTIRAAFDALRDHGRPRAVQLAVLVDRGHRELPIRADYVGKNVPTSRAEDVAVLLSEVDGRDAVLLRGEPGAPSAPAEEGKS; encoded by the coding sequence GTGACATCGCGTCCGCGCGGTGTGACGGATCCGGCCGGTGAGCGTGAGCTCCTGTCGGCCGGAGACGTCGCACGCACCATCGCTCGAATGGCCCATCAGGTCATCGAGAAGACCGCACTCGGTGCGGGCCACTCGGCCCCACCCGTGTTGCTGGGCATACCCACCCGGGGCACCCCGCTCGCGGCCAGGCTGGCCGCCCGCGTGACCGAGTTCTCCGGGGTCGACGTGCCGATCGGCGCACTCGACGTGACGCTCTACCGCGACGACCTACGCCGCCGCCCGACCCGCCCGCTGGAGCAGACGCAGCTGCCGTCCACCGGGATCGACAACCGGGTGGTCGTGCTCGTCGACGACGTGCTGTTCTCCGGGCGCACCATCCGCGCCGCCTTCGACGCTCTGCGCGACCACGGCCGCCCCCGCGCGGTCCAGCTGGCGGTACTGGTCGACCGCGGCCACCGCGAGCTGCCGATCCGCGCCGACTACGTGGGCAAGAACGTGCCCACGTCGCGTGCCGAGGACGTCGCCGTGCTGTTGTCCGAAGTGGACGGGCGCGACGCGGTGCTGCTGCGGGGCGAACCGGGTGCACCGAGTGCGCCCGCCGAGGAAGGGAAATCGTGA
- a CDS encoding aspartate carbamoyltransferase catalytic subunit, protein MKHLLATDGLDPELATSILDTADELKRTLLGREVRKLPTLRGRTVITLFYENSTRTRVSFEIAGKWMSADVVNVSAGGSSVGKGESLRDTALTLSAAGADCVIIRHPASGAAHRLAGWLGQTGTKVVNAGDGTHEHPTQALLDAATLRDRLGSLDGRRVAIVGDVVHSRVARSNVHLLAALGAEVVLVAPPTLLPVGVESWPVTVSHQLDAELPAVDAVMMLRVQAERMHGGFFPSAREYSIAYGLNEKRLALLSDHAVVLHPGPMLRGMEIASAVADSPASAITEQVRNGVHVRMAVLYHLLAGEEEGVAA, encoded by the coding sequence GTGAAGCATCTGCTCGCCACCGACGGGCTGGATCCGGAGCTGGCGACGTCCATCCTGGACACCGCCGACGAGCTCAAGCGCACGCTGCTCGGGCGCGAAGTGCGCAAGCTGCCCACGCTGCGCGGCCGCACCGTGATCACGCTGTTCTACGAGAACTCCACCCGCACCCGCGTCTCCTTCGAGATCGCGGGCAAGTGGATGAGCGCCGACGTGGTGAACGTCTCGGCCGGCGGCTCCTCGGTGGGCAAGGGGGAGTCGCTGCGGGACACCGCGCTGACCCTGTCCGCGGCCGGGGCCGACTGCGTGATCATCCGCCACCCCGCCTCCGGTGCCGCGCACCGGCTGGCCGGTTGGCTGGGGCAGACCGGCACGAAGGTGGTCAACGCGGGCGACGGCACGCACGAGCACCCGACGCAGGCGCTGCTCGACGCGGCCACCCTGCGGGACAGGCTCGGCTCGCTGGACGGCCGCCGCGTCGCCATCGTGGGTGACGTCGTGCACAGCCGGGTCGCCCGGTCCAACGTGCACCTGCTCGCCGCGCTCGGCGCGGAGGTGGTGCTCGTCGCACCACCCACCCTGCTGCCGGTCGGCGTGGAAAGCTGGCCGGTGACGGTGTCGCACCAGTTGGACGCGGAGCTGCCCGCGGTGGACGCGGTGATGATGCTGCGCGTGCAGGCCGAGCGGATGCACGGGGGCTTCTTCCCGTCGGCGCGCGAGTACTCGATCGCCTACGGACTGAACGAGAAGCGGCTCGCGCTGCTGTCGGACCACGCGGTCGTCCTGCACCCGGGGCCGATGCTGCGCGGCATGGAGATCGCCTCGGCGGTCGCCGACTCGCCTGCCTCGGCGATCACCGAGCAGGTGCGCAACGGGGTCCACGTCCGCATGGCTGTGCTGTACCACCTGCTCGCGGGTGAGGAAGAAGGAGTCGCCGCATGA
- a CDS encoding dihydroorotase: MTTEILLKGVRLYGEGDPVDVLIADGEIAEIGSPGATESAEVVEAAGQVLLPGFVDLHTHLREPGREDTETIATGSAAAALGGYTAVFAMANTDPVADNAVVVEHVWRLGRAAGLVDVHPVGAVTVGLGGEKLAELGTMAASAAGVRVFSDDGKCVHDPLLMRRALEYSIALDAVIAQHAEEPRLTVGAQAHEGEQAARLGYAGWPAAAEESIVARDCLLALHAGARLHICHVSTAGTADVLAWAKERGTKVSAEVTPHHLLLTDERLAGYDPVNKVNPPLRTGADAERLRRALADGVIDCVATDHAPHAVQDKDCEWAAAKPGMLGLQTALSIVTETMVRPGLLDWRGVARVMSERPAEIAGLPDHGRPIEVGEPANLTLVDPDAEWTVRGADLASIASNTPYEGMRLPGAVTATLLRGRFTVREGKLA, translated from the coding sequence ATGACCACCGAGATCCTGCTCAAGGGTGTCCGGCTCTACGGCGAAGGCGACCCGGTCGACGTGCTGATCGCCGACGGCGAGATCGCCGAGATCGGTTCACCTGGTGCGACCGAGTCCGCCGAAGTGGTCGAAGCCGCGGGTCAGGTGCTCCTGCCCGGCTTCGTCGACCTGCACACCCACCTGCGCGAACCCGGCCGCGAGGACACCGAGACCATCGCCACCGGCTCGGCCGCCGCGGCGCTCGGCGGGTACACCGCGGTCTTCGCCATGGCCAACACCGACCCGGTCGCCGACAACGCGGTCGTGGTCGAGCACGTTTGGCGGCTCGGCCGGGCCGCCGGGCTGGTCGACGTGCACCCGGTCGGCGCGGTCACCGTCGGACTCGGCGGCGAGAAGCTCGCCGAGCTGGGCACGATGGCCGCCTCCGCCGCCGGGGTGCGGGTCTTCTCCGACGACGGCAAGTGCGTGCACGACCCGCTGCTGATGCGCCGCGCACTGGAGTACTCGATCGCGCTGGACGCGGTGATCGCGCAGCACGCCGAGGAACCGCGACTCACCGTCGGCGCCCAGGCCCACGAAGGTGAGCAGGCCGCCCGGCTCGGTTACGCGGGCTGGCCCGCCGCCGCCGAGGAGTCCATCGTGGCGCGGGACTGCCTGCTCGCCCTGCACGCCGGGGCGCGGCTGCACATCTGCCACGTGTCCACCGCGGGCACCGCCGACGTGCTGGCCTGGGCGAAGGAGCGCGGCACCAAGGTCAGCGCCGAGGTCACCCCGCACCACCTGCTGCTCACCGACGAGCGGTTGGCCGGGTACGACCCGGTCAACAAGGTGAACCCGCCGCTGCGCACCGGGGCCGACGCCGAGCGGCTGCGCCGCGCGCTGGCCGACGGGGTGATCGACTGCGTCGCCACCGACCACGCGCCGCACGCCGTGCAGGACAAGGACTGCGAATGGGCCGCCGCCAAGCCCGGCATGCTCGGCCTGCAGACCGCGCTGTCCATCGTGACCGAGACCATGGTCCGGCCCGGCCTGCTCGACTGGCGCGGCGTGGCCAGGGTGATGAGCGAGCGACCGGCCGAGATCGCCGGGCTGCCCGATCACGGCCGCCCGATCGAGGTGGGCGAGCCGGCCAACCTGACCCTGGTCGATCCCGACGCCGAGTGGACCGTGCGCGGCGCCGACCTGGCGAGCATCGCGTCGAACACCCCGTACGAGGGGATGCGGCTGCCCGGTGCGGTCACCGCGACCCTGCTGCGCGGGCGGTTCACCGTGCGAGAAGGGAAACTGGCCTGA
- a CDS encoding transporter, producing MERFLLTLLVAAFFALCVFGMWLGWRRKSRSQSARIAPFPEVPVDLGEPLLTADGLYVSTTIAGRWQERVVTRGAGLRGYATLRLYDTGVEVDRGRAPGFWIPRASITGIRTDKGMAGKVMGTDSLLVLTWRPGGDGEELDTGFRGDDLEVYPRWLEELGKNGTEIKGSAQS from the coding sequence ATGGAGCGTTTTCTGCTGACCTTGCTGGTCGCGGCTTTCTTCGCGCTGTGCGTCTTCGGCATGTGGCTGGGCTGGCGCCGCAAGTCGCGGTCCCAGAGCGCCCGGATCGCGCCCTTCCCGGAGGTCCCGGTCGACCTGGGTGAACCGCTGCTGACCGCCGACGGGTTGTACGTGAGCACCACGATCGCCGGCCGCTGGCAGGAGCGCGTCGTCACCAGGGGCGCCGGGTTGCGCGGGTACGCGACGTTGCGCCTGTACGACACGGGCGTGGAGGTCGACCGCGGCCGCGCGCCCGGGTTCTGGATCCCGCGCGCCTCGATCACCGGGATCCGCACGGACAAGGGCATGGCCGGGAAGGTGATGGGCACCGACAGCCTGCTGGTGCTCACCTGGCGCCCCGGCGGTGACGGTGAAGAACTGGACACCGGGTTCCGCGGGGACGACCTCGAGGTCTACCCCCGCTGGCTCGAAGAGCTTGGCAAGAACGGTACGGAGATCAAGGGAAGTGCCCAATCATGA
- the carA gene encoding glutamine-hydrolyzing carbamoyl-phosphate synthase small subunit, giving the protein MTSSRTPAALVLEDGRVFRGTAYGAEGRTLGEAVFCTGMTGYQETLTDPSYHRQIVVQTAPQIGNTGWNDEDDESARIWVSGYVVRDPARTPSNWRATRTLDDALIEQGVVGISGVDTRTLTRHLRERGAMRSGVFSGDALRADDEMVGEVLASPQMKGADLAGEVTTAEPYVVPALGERRFRVAALDLGIKSNTPRQMAQRGIEVHVLPSSSSLDRLLEIEPDGIFLSNGPGDPATTEHATALTRAVLERRIPLFGICFGNQILGRALGLGTYKMRYGHRGINIPVIDVATGKVAITAQNHGFALEGEPGQRFDSPFGAATISHYCPNDNTVEGVRAEDVPAFSVQYHPEAAAGPHDAAPLFDEFVSLMETAK; this is encoded by the coding sequence ATGACGAGTAGCCGGACACCCGCCGCGCTGGTACTGGAGGACGGCCGCGTTTTCCGGGGCACCGCATACGGGGCCGAGGGGCGCACCCTCGGGGAGGCCGTGTTCTGCACCGGGATGACCGGGTACCAGGAGACGCTGACCGATCCCTCGTACCACCGCCAGATCGTCGTGCAGACCGCACCGCAGATCGGCAACACCGGGTGGAACGACGAGGACGACGAGTCCGCGCGCATCTGGGTCTCGGGTTACGTGGTCCGCGACCCCGCCCGCACCCCGTCCAACTGGCGCGCCACGCGCACGCTCGACGACGCGCTCATCGAGCAGGGCGTGGTCGGCATCTCCGGGGTGGACACCCGCACGCTCACCCGCCACCTGCGCGAGCGGGGCGCGATGCGCTCCGGGGTGTTCTCCGGTGACGCGTTGCGCGCGGACGACGAGATGGTCGGCGAGGTGCTGGCCAGCCCGCAGATGAAGGGCGCCGACCTGGCCGGCGAGGTGACCACGGCCGAGCCGTACGTGGTGCCCGCGCTCGGCGAGCGCCGGTTCCGCGTCGCCGCGCTGGACCTGGGCATCAAGTCGAACACGCCCCGCCAGATGGCCCAGCGCGGTATCGAGGTGCACGTGCTGCCCTCGTCCAGCTCGCTCGACCGGCTGCTGGAGATCGAGCCCGACGGCATCTTCCTGTCCAACGGGCCGGGCGACCCGGCGACCACCGAGCACGCCACCGCGCTGACCCGCGCGGTGCTCGAACGCCGCATCCCGCTGTTCGGCATCTGTTTCGGCAACCAGATCCTCGGCCGCGCGCTGGGGCTGGGCACCTACAAGATGCGCTACGGGCACCGCGGCATCAACATCCCGGTGATCGACGTGGCCACCGGCAAGGTGGCCATCACCGCGCAGAACCACGGCTTCGCCCTCGAAGGCGAGCCCGGTCAGCGGTTCGACTCGCCCTTCGGCGCTGCGACGATCAGCCACTACTGCCCGAACGACAACACGGTGGAGGGCGTGCGCGCCGAGGACGTTCCCGCGTTCTCCGTGCAGTACCACCCCGAAGCCGCCGCCGGCCCGCACGACGCGGCCCCCCTCTTCGACGAGTTCGTCAGCCTGATGGAGACAGCCAAGTAA
- the carB gene encoding carbamoyl-phosphate synthase large subunit, which produces MPKRTDIEHVLVIGSGPIVIGQAAEFDYSGTQACRVLREEGLRVSLVNSNPATIMTDPEFADATYIEPVTPDFVEKVIAAERPQALLATLGGQTALNCAVALHERGVLEKYGVELIGADIDAIQRGEDRQKFKDIVRQIGGEVPRSAVCHSMDEVRETVEKLGLPVVIRPSFTMGGLGSGMAHTSEDLERLASVGLEESPVTEVLIEESVLGWKEYELELMRDRRDNVVVVCSIENVDAMGVHTGDSVTVAPAMTLTDREYQHMRDVGIDVLRAVGVDTGGCNIQFAINPRDGRMVVIEMNPRVSRSSALASKATGFPIAKIAAKLAIGYTLDEIRNDITGETPASFEPTLDYVVVKVPRFAFEKFPGADPTLTTTMKSVGEAMSMGRSFPEALGKALRSIDTKAAGFWTVPDPEGATLESTLDSLRNPHDGRLYAVERALRLGATVEQVHEASGIDPWFIDQIALIGEVGQEISTAPVLDGDLLRRGKRTGLSDRQIAALRPELAGEDGVRALRHRLGVRPVFKTVDTCAAEFAAKTPYHYSAYETDPAAESEVAPQPDKQKVLILGSGPNRIGQGIEFDYSCVHAALALREAGFEAVMVNCNPETVSTDYDTSDRLYFEPLSFEDVLEVVHAERESGTVAGVIVQLGGQTPLGLARRLAAAGVPVVGTSPEAIHLAEDRGAFGEVLRAAGLPAPRYGTATSFEGAKRIADEIGYPVLVRPSYVLGGRGMEIVYDEQSLAGYIQRATEVTPEHPVLVDRFLDDSIEIDVDALFDGEDLYLGGVMEHIEEAGIHSGDSSCALPPITLGRTDLDAVRRSTEAIARGVGVRGLLNVQYALKDDVLYVLEANPRASRTVPFVSKATAVPLAKAASLIMTGSTIKELRASGVLPAEGDGGDLPADAPVSVKEAVLPFHRFRTPEGHGVDSLLGPEMKSTGEVMGVDVSFGKAFAKSQSGAYGSLPTSGRVFVSVANRDKRSLVFPVKRLADLGFEILATSGTAEVLRRNGIQCSVLRKHFEGSTEGEPNVVEVILGGGVDMVINTPYGNSGPRVDGYEIRTAAVSRDIPCITTIQGAAAAVHGIEALIRGDIGVRSLQELQAALRASK; this is translated from the coding sequence ATGCCGAAACGCACAGACATCGAGCACGTGCTCGTCATCGGCTCCGGCCCGATCGTGATCGGGCAGGCCGCCGAGTTCGACTACTCGGGCACCCAGGCCTGCCGCGTGCTGCGCGAGGAGGGCCTGCGGGTCAGCCTGGTGAACTCGAACCCGGCCACGATCATGACCGACCCCGAGTTCGCCGACGCCACCTACATCGAGCCGGTCACACCCGACTTCGTGGAGAAGGTCATCGCCGCCGAGCGCCCGCAGGCGCTGCTGGCCACCCTCGGCGGGCAGACCGCGCTGAACTGCGCGGTGGCCCTGCACGAGCGCGGCGTGCTGGAGAAGTACGGCGTCGAGCTGATCGGCGCCGACATCGACGCCATCCAGCGCGGTGAGGACCGGCAGAAGTTCAAGGACATCGTCCGCCAGATCGGCGGCGAGGTGCCGCGCAGCGCGGTGTGCCACTCGATGGACGAGGTCCGCGAGACCGTCGAGAAGCTCGGCCTGCCGGTGGTCATCCGGCCGTCGTTCACCATGGGCGGGCTCGGCTCCGGCATGGCGCACACCAGCGAGGACCTCGAGCGGCTGGCCTCGGTCGGGTTGGAGGAGAGCCCGGTCACCGAGGTGCTCATCGAGGAGAGCGTGCTCGGCTGGAAGGAGTACGAGCTCGAGCTGATGCGCGACCGCCGGGACAACGTGGTGGTGGTCTGCTCGATCGAGAACGTGGACGCGATGGGCGTGCACACCGGCGACTCGGTCACCGTCGCGCCGGCGATGACCCTGACCGACCGCGAGTACCAGCACATGCGCGACGTCGGCATCGACGTGCTGCGCGCGGTCGGGGTGGACACCGGCGGCTGCAACATCCAGTTCGCGATCAACCCGCGCGACGGCCGCATGGTGGTCATCGAGATGAACCCGCGCGTGTCGCGGTCGAGCGCGCTGGCCTCGAAGGCGACCGGCTTCCCGATCGCCAAGATCGCCGCGAAGCTGGCCATCGGCTACACCCTCGACGAGATCCGCAACGACATCACCGGCGAGACCCCGGCCTCGTTCGAGCCCACGCTCGACTACGTGGTGGTGAAGGTGCCGCGGTTCGCCTTCGAGAAGTTCCCCGGCGCGGACCCGACGCTGACCACCACGATGAAGAGCGTCGGCGAGGCCATGTCGATGGGCCGCAGCTTTCCCGAGGCACTGGGCAAGGCGCTGCGCTCGATCGACACCAAGGCCGCGGGCTTCTGGACCGTGCCCGACCCGGAGGGCGCCACGCTGGAGTCCACACTGGACTCCCTGCGCAATCCGCACGACGGCCGCCTGTACGCGGTCGAGCGGGCGCTGCGGCTGGGCGCCACCGTCGAGCAGGTGCACGAGGCCAGCGGCATCGACCCGTGGTTCATCGACCAGATCGCGCTGATCGGCGAGGTGGGGCAGGAGATCTCGACCGCCCCGGTGCTCGACGGCGACTTGCTGCGCCGCGGCAAGCGCACCGGGCTGTCCGACCGCCAGATCGCCGCGCTGCGCCCGGAACTGGCAGGCGAGGACGGCGTGCGCGCGCTGCGCCACCGCCTCGGCGTGCGCCCGGTGTTCAAGACGGTGGACACCTGCGCGGCGGAGTTCGCCGCCAAAACCCCTTACCACTACTCGGCTTACGAGACCGATCCCGCCGCGGAGTCGGAGGTTGCGCCGCAGCCGGACAAGCAGAAGGTGCTCATCCTCGGGTCCGGGCCGAACCGGATCGGGCAGGGCATCGAGTTCGACTACTCGTGCGTGCACGCCGCGCTCGCCCTGCGCGAGGCCGGTTTCGAAGCGGTGATGGTCAACTGCAACCCCGAAACCGTGTCCACCGACTACGACACCTCCGACCGGCTCTACTTCGAGCCACTGTCCTTTGAGGACGTTCTCGAAGTGGTGCACGCCGAGCGCGAGTCCGGCACGGTGGCCGGGGTGATCGTGCAGCTGGGCGGGCAGACCCCGCTGGGCCTCGCGCGCCGCCTCGCCGCGGCGGGCGTGCCGGTGGTCGGCACCTCGCCCGAGGCGATCCACCTGGCCGAGGACCGCGGTGCCTTCGGTGAGGTGCTGCGTGCCGCCGGGCTCCCGGCGCCGCGCTACGGCACGGCGACCTCGTTCGAGGGCGCCAAGCGGATCGCCGACGAGATCGGCTACCCGGTGCTGGTGCGCCCGTCGTACGTGCTCGGCGGGCGGGGCATGGAGATCGTCTACGACGAGCAGTCGCTGGCCGGCTACATCCAGCGCGCCACCGAGGTCACCCCGGAGCACCCGGTGCTGGTGGACCGCTTCCTCGACGACTCCATCGAGATCGACGTGGACGCCCTGTTCGACGGGGAGGACCTGTACCTGGGCGGCGTGATGGAGCACATCGAGGAGGCCGGGATCCACTCCGGCGACTCCTCGTGCGCGCTGCCGCCGATCACCCTCGGCCGGACCGACCTGGACGCCGTCCGGCGCTCCACCGAGGCGATCGCGCGCGGCGTCGGCGTGCGCGGCCTGCTCAACGTGCAGTACGCGCTCAAGGACGACGTGCTCTACGTGCTGGAGGCGAACCCGCGGGCTTCGCGCACGGTGCCGTTCGTGTCCAAGGCGACTGCCGTGCCGCTGGCGAAGGCGGCGTCGCTGATCATGACCGGCTCCACGATCAAGGAGCTGCGTGCCTCCGGTGTGCTCCCGGCCGAGGGCGACGGCGGCGACCTGCCCGCCGACGCCCCGGTGTCGGTCAAGGAGGCCGTGCTGCCCTTCCACCGCTTCCGCACCCCGGAAGGTCACGGCGTGGATTCCTTGCTGGGCCCCGAAATGAAGTCCACCGGCGAGGTGATGGGCGTGGACGTCTCGTTCGGCAAGGCCTTCGCCAAATCGCAGAGCGGCGCCTACGGTTCGCTGCCCACCTCGGGGCGCGTGTTCGTCTCGGTGGCCAACCGCGACAAGCGCTCGCTGGTCTTCCCGGTCAAGCGCCTCGCCGACCTCGGTTTCGAGATCCTGGCCACCTCCGGAACCGCGGAAGTGCTGCGCCGCAACGGAATCCAGTGCTCGGTGCTGCGTAAGCACTTCGAGGGCAGCACCGAAGGCGAGCCGAACGTGGTCGAGGTGATCCTCGGCGGCGGGGTGGACATGGTGATCAACACCCCGTACGGCAACAGCGGCCCGCGCGTGGACGGTTACGAGATCCGCACCGCCGCGGTCTCGCGCGACATCCCTTGCATCACCACGATTCAGGGCGCCGCCGCGGCCGTACACGGCATCGAAGCGCTCATCCGGGGTGATATCGGGGTGCGCTCACTCCAGGAGCTCCAGGCGGCTCTGCGGGCCTCGAAATGA
- the pyrF gene encoding orotidine-5'-phosphate decarboxylase: MIMERFGARLAKAIAGRGSLCAGVDPHPGLLRAWELPEDANGLERFALTATEAIAEHVAILKPQSAFFETYGSKGIAVLERVIELAREAGALVLLDVKRGDIGSTMAAYTAAYLADGAPLAADAITVSPYLGFGSLEAALTAAETSGRGVFVLARTSNPESAGLQGTVTPSGRTVAQEIVDAVAARNAGTAPLGDIGVVVGATVGPGELDLNRLNGPILAPGFGAQGATAADLRALFGAGSPAVLAASSRDILRHGPAPSALREAVFRVRDSLRD, from the coding sequence ATGATCATGGAACGGTTCGGGGCCCGGCTGGCGAAGGCGATCGCCGGCCGTGGCTCGCTGTGCGCCGGGGTGGACCCCCACCCCGGCCTGCTGCGGGCGTGGGAGCTGCCGGAGGACGCGAACGGCCTGGAGCGGTTCGCGCTGACCGCCACCGAGGCGATCGCCGAGCACGTGGCCATCCTCAAGCCGCAGTCGGCGTTCTTCGAAACCTACGGGTCGAAGGGCATCGCGGTGCTGGAGCGGGTGATCGAACTGGCCCGCGAGGCCGGTGCGCTCGTGCTGCTCGACGTCAAGCGCGGTGACATCGGGTCGACCATGGCCGCCTACACGGCCGCCTACCTGGCCGACGGGGCGCCGCTGGCGGCGGACGCCATCACCGTCTCGCCCTACCTCGGTTTCGGCTCGCTGGAAGCCGCCCTGACGGCCGCCGAAACCAGCGGGCGCGGGGTTTTTGTGCTCGCGCGCACCTCCAATCCGGAGAGCGCGGGGCTGCAGGGCACGGTGACCCCGTCCGGCCGCACGGTGGCACAGGAAATCGTCGACGCGGTCGCCGCGCGCAACGCGGGAACCGCGCCACTGGGCGACATCGGCGTGGTCGTCGGCGCCACTGTCGGTCCGGGAGAACTGGACCTGAATAGGCTGAACGGCCCAATCCTGGCGCCCGGTTTCGGTGCGCAGGGCGCCACCGCGGCGGATTTACGTGCTCTTTTCGGGGCGGGTTCACCAGCCGTGCTGGCGGCTTCCTCACGCGACATCCTGCGCCACGGACCGGCCCCGTCGGCCCTGCGCGAGGCGGTGTTCCGGGTGCGGGATTCGTTGCGGGACTGA
- the mihF gene encoding integration host factor, actinobacterial type gives MALPQLTEEQRAEALKKAAAARRARAELKERLKRGGTTLVDVLKQADEDEVLGKMKVSALLEALPGVGKVRAQQTMERLEIAPSRRLRGLGDRQRKALLAEFSGE, from the coding sequence GTGGCACTTCCCCAGCTGACCGAGGAACAGCGTGCTGAGGCGCTGAAGAAGGCCGCTGCTGCCCGTCGCGCTCGCGCCGAGCTCAAGGAGCGGCTCAAGCGGGGTGGCACCACGCTGGTCGACGTGCTCAAGCAGGCGGACGAGGACGAGGTTCTCGGCAAGATGAAGGTTTCCGCTCTGCTGGAGGCCCTACCCGGCGTTGGCAAGGTCCGCGCGCAGCAGACGATGGAGCGGCTCGAAATCGCTCCGAGCCGTCGCCTGCGTGGACTCGGCGACCGGCAGCGCAAGGCGCTGCTCGCCGAGTTCAGCGGCGAGTGA